One segment of Engraulis encrasicolus isolate BLACKSEA-1 chromosome 7, IST_EnEncr_1.0, whole genome shotgun sequence DNA contains the following:
- the abhd10a gene encoding abhydrolase domain containing 10, depalmitoylase a, whose translation MALHSSSSMLLRVHSRHGLFFGGAWKASKLSSAQGSTAARHKSTIQYASRPDLPRLAFRRVPGKSPGVLFLPGFASNMGGQKAEALEEFCQSLGHAYLRFDYTGCGSSEGNMAECTMGTWKKDVLYVLDELVEGPQILVGSSMGAWLMLLASLARPDKIAALVGISTAADHFVTAFNALNIEAKKEIEEKGAWTIPNRHAEDGHVTLSLDFLKEAENHCVLQSPLPLSCPVRLIHGLKDADVPWHISMQVAERVLSNDVDVILRKHGQHRMTEKDDIKLIVYTIDDLIDKLTTSA comes from the exons AtggccctccactcctcctcctccatgctacTCAGAGTCCACAGCCGACACGGGCTCTTCTTCGGTGGAGCCTGGAAAGCCAGCAAGCTCTCGTCGGCGCAAGGTTCAACTG cGGCCCGCCATAAGAGCACCATCCAGTATGCGTCTCGTCCCGACCTGCCTCGCCTGGCGTTCCGGCGTGTTCCGGGTAAGAGCCCGGGCGTTCTCTTCCTGCCGGGGTTCGCCTCCAACATGGGAGGACAGAAGGCCGAGGCCCTCGAGGAGTTCTGCCAGTCACTAGGACACGCCTACCTACG GTTCGACTACACGGGCTGCGGGTCGTCGGAGGGCAACATGGCAGAGTGCACCATGGGAACCTGGAAGAAGGACGTGCTGTACGTACTGGACGAGCTGGTGGAGGGACCGCAG atCCTGGTTGGCTCCAGCATGGGGGCGTGGCTAATGCTACTCGCCTCATTGGCCCGTCCGGACAAGATCGCCGCCCTAGTGGGCATCTCCACCGCTGCAGACCACTTTGTCACCGCCTTCAATGCACTTAACATagag GCCAAGAAGGAGATCGAGGAGAAGGGCGCCTGGACGATACCCAATCGGCATGCAGAAGACGGTCACGTGACGCTGAGCCTGGACTTCCTGAAAGAGGCGGAGAATCACTGCGTTCTACAgagccccctccccctctcctgccccgTACGACTCATACACGGACTCAAGGACGCAGACGTACCCTGGCACATATCCATGCAG gtGGCGGAGCGTGTGTTGAGTAATGATGTTGACGTGATCTTGCGTAAGCATGGGCAGCATCGCATGACGGAGAAGGACGACATCAAGCTGATCGTCTACACCATAGATGACCTCATCGACAAGCTGACCACCTCGGCCTGA